The Labeo rohita strain BAU-BD-2019 chromosome 19, IGBB_LRoh.1.0, whole genome shotgun sequence genome window below encodes:
- the lingo4a gene encoding leucine-rich repeat and immunoglobulin-like domain-containing nogo receptor-interacting protein 4a, whose amino-acid sequence MCVAADWRRLYWWVVLQWLVGVALSAPCAQRCDCLPKLLTVNCSSRQLSIVPSGVPDNTQTLNLTNNHLKTLSRRQFSGLMQLRELDLSDNLLTMIEVEAFAGLQNLLALRLSRNRLKIIPVGGFSGLPNVQFLDISENEILVLLDDMFREMVSLQKLEASENDLVFISNRAFAGLTNLQELNLDRCNLTSVPIEALSQLTGLMRLRFCRLGLTTLPNNSFRQLGRLQDLQVSQCPWLDSLAANSLFGLNLTSLTLSHCNLSAVPYSPLHHLVYLRYLDLSYNPITTILSSLLGDLLRLQELHLVGTGLLRIEPGAFRNLAFFRLLNVSENHLATLEESAFHSVSTLEVLRLDGNPLACDCRLLWVMRRRPWLHFEGHSPTCVTPVQVQGRTFADFTEVEIPRLFTCRQSRILTRKPQDVRTDEGHTVLFFCTADGDPAPSIIWLNPKRSVLTSSGRIRVLANGTLEVRYAQVQDSGYYLCIASNAAGNDSVSVSLRVRGFPASARNRSSSFFLEGWSFASGQAAVNGSQPFPFDVKTLVIAVTMGFLSFLSSVAVCFVFMFFWSQSKGQIKHTATIDFVPRSTATASGGGRTMETGRFTMKLI is encoded by the coding sequence ATGTGTGTGGCTGCTGATTGGAGGAGGCTGTACTGGTGGGTGGTCCTCCAGTGGCTAGTGGGCGTGGCTCTATCAGCGCCCTGTGCCCAGCGCTGTGACTGTTTGCCAAAGCTCCTAACAGTGAACTGTTCATCAAGACAACTGTCTATCGTTCCCTCAGGCGTTCCTGACAACACCCAGACACTTAACTTAACCAACAACCACTTAAAGACTCTGTCGAGGCGGCAGTTCTCCGGCCTGATGCAGTTACGTGAGCTGGACCTCAGCGACAATCTGCTGACGATGATCGAGGTCGAAGCCTTCGCCGGATTGCAGAACCTCCTTGCGCTGAGGTTATCCCGCAACCGGTTGAAGATCATCCCGGTCGGAGGCTTTTCCGGCCTCCCCAACGTGCAGTTTCTGGATATTAGCGAGAACGAGATCTTGGTGCTCCTGGACGACATGTTCCGTGAGATGGTGTCGCTCCAGAAGCTGGAGGCCAGCGAGAACGATCTGGTGTTCATCTCCAACCGCGCCTTCGCCGGCCTAACCAACCTGCAGGAGCTGAACCTCGACCGCTGCAACCTGACGTCGGTGCCGATCGAAGCCCTGTCGCAGCTCACCGGACTCATGCGCTTGCGTTTCTGCAGACTCGGTCTTACAACGCTCCCCAACAACTCCTTCCGCCAATTGGGACGTTTGCAGGATTTGCAAGTGTCTCAGTGTCCTTGGTTGGACTCGTTGGCTGCTAACAGTCTGTTCGGACTCAATCTCACGTCGTTGACACTTAGCCATTGCAACCTGAGCGCCGTGCCGTATTCCCCGCTCCATCACCTCGTCTACTTGCGATACCTAGACTTGTCCTACAACCCAATCACCACCATCCTTTCCAGTCTCCTCGGGGACTTGCTACGACTCCAAGAGCTGCATCTAGTCGGCACAGGGCTTCTACGGATTGAACCGGGCGCTTTCCGCAACCTTGCGTTTTTCCGGCTCCTCAACGTGTCGGAGAATCACTTGGCGACTCTGGAGGAGTCTGCCTTCCACTCGGTCAGTACTTTAGAGGTCCTACGTTTAGACGGGAACCCGTTGGCGTGCGATTGCCGACTTCTTTGGGTGATGCGCAGACGCCCTTGGCTTCACTTCGAAGGACATTCGCCAACTTGCGTTACACCTGTGCAGGTGCAAGGCAGGACGTTTGCCGACTTCACGGAGGTTGAGATTCCCAGGTTGTTCACCTGCCGACAATCTCGCATTCTTACTCGAAAGCCGCAAGATGTTCGGACAGACGAAGGACATACGGTTTTATTCTTCTGCACTGCAGATGGAGACCCAGCACCGTCAATTATATGGCTGAATCCGAAACGCTCCGTCCTCACCAGCTCGGGTCGGATTCGCGTACTCGCCAACGGGACCCTGGAAGTGCGCTATGCGCAGGTACAGGATAGCGGGTACTACTTGTGCATCGCTTCGAATGCTGCAGGGAACGACAGCGTCTCGGTGAGCCTGCGGGTGCGAGGGTTTCCAGCGTCCGCTCGCAACCGCTCCAGCTCATTCTTTCTGGAAGGCTGGAGCTTCGCGTCCGGACAAGCGGCAGTCAATGGATCGCAACCGTTTCCGTTTGACGTGAAAACACTGGTGATTGCCGTGACCATGGGGTTCCTGTCGTTCCTGAGCTCGGTGGCCGTCTGCTTCGTCTTCATGTTTTTCTGGAGTCAGAGCAAAGGACAGATCAAACACACGGCGACTATCGACTTTGTGCCGCGCAGCACTGCCACGGCGTCCGGAGGCGGACGGACTATGGAGACGGGAAGATTCACCATGAAGCTGATCTGA